GCACCGCTGCTGGTACTTCCGCAAGCCGGAAAACCGCTTCGACTGCAAGCGCAAGGGGGGCGACCGATGTTTCGCCATGTCGGGGGACAACCGCTACCACTCGATCTTCGGGGCGGTGGGCAGCTGCATCGCCGTGCACCCGAGCGACACGGCACCGGCCCTGATTGCGCTCAACGCCCGGGTGGTGACCACCAGCCGGACGATCGAGGCGGAGAACTTCTTCGACGTGAAAACGCCGGGCAACACGGTGCTCGAGCCCGGGGAGATCATCCGGGAGATCTGGATTCCGGCGCCTCCCGCGGGGGCGAAGAGCGCGTTTCTCAAGTTCGCGATCCGCAAGTCGATCGACTTCCCGGTCGTCAACTGCGCGGTCATGGTCGGCGGCGGGGCGGCGCGGATCGCGCTGAACGCCGTGGCGCCGAAACCGTACCGGGCGGTGAAGGCCGAGGCGGTCGTGGCGGGGAAGAAGATCGACGAGGCGCTGGCCGCGGCGGCGGGCGAGGCGGCGGTGGCGGACGCGCGGCCGCTGGCGGCGACCAGGTGGAAGGTCCAGATCGCCAAGACGCTGGTCAAGCGGGCGCTCCTGCAGACGGTGTAAAACCCAGGGCCGCGCTATTTGTCCTTGTGAAAAGGATAAATCAGCCCAAAATTGTCCTTCTTAAAAGGACAAATGTCCCCCATCGGCCACCCTGCAGAGGGTGTTGACCAGCCGCATCTGCTCCACCGTGGCGCAGGGGATTTCGAGCAGACGGGGGCTGGCGGCCACGAGCGCCAGCGAGCGGGCGCGGGAAAGGGCCACGTTCAGCCGATTCCGGCTGTAGAGGAATTCGATGTCGCGCGGCAGGTCCTCCGCCCCCGAGGTCGCCATGGAGACGAGGACCACCTCGGCCTCCTGCCCCTGGAACTTGTCCACGGTCCCGACCCGCGCCCCCGCGGGGAGAACCGAGCGGAGGTGGTTGACCTGGACGTTGTAGGGGGAGACCACCAGGATGTTTTCCGTCCCGAAGGGGTGCTCCTTCCCGTTGCGGTCCCGGAAGCTCTCGAGAAGCAGGCTCCCGTAAATCTCCCGGATGACGCGCCCCTCCTCCTCGCTCTTCTGGGAGCAGCCCCGGTGCTCGACCGGGACGAAGCGGATCCCGGTCGGGGCCAGGTCGGGGTGGGCGTCGGCGCCCAATAACACCCGCTGGTTCCGGGTGCCCGGCTCGGGGTGGAGG
This region of Acidobacteriota bacterium genomic DNA includes:
- a CDS encoding molybdopterin dehydrogenase, which produces ANPVIKEKYTALAQAASRVASPHIREMGTIGGNLAQLHRCWYFRKPENRFDCKRKGGDRCFAMSGDNRYHSIFGAVGSCIAVHPSDTAPALIALNARVVTTSRTIEAENFFDVKTPGNTVLEPGEIIREIWIPAPPAGAKSAFLKFAIRKSIDFPVVNCAVMVGGGAARIALNAVAPKPYRAVKAEAVVAGKKIDEALAAAAGEAAVADARPLAATRWKVQIAKTLVKRALLQTV